The Merismopedia glauca CCAP 1448/3 genomic sequence ATCTACCCATTCAAATCGCTGTTTGAGATCGTTACAGTGGCTATTTGGCAAAACCCCATCGTGCTGAAGTCTACCCACAACAATCCCTGGTGCAATCCCAATAACAGTAGCAAACTGCTCGATCCTCGCTTTACTCAGTCGTTGACCTGATGCCAGAAATCGCTTTAAATCGGCAGGTTTAATAAGCATAGTGGTAGCAAATTCATTAGCCTCTTGCTCTTTCTCCTGTTCTAAAGGATCTCGAACCCCTTGCTCCTCAATGAAAACATCGCGCTTGCCATGCAACAAAATATGTCCAGCTTCATGATAAAACGAAAACCAGAGATGGTCATCAGTCTTGTAGCGCAAGCTGAGTTGAATTAAAGCTTTATTAGGATTTAACCAACGGGTTGCCCCACAAGTTCGTGTCTTGGGAAGCTGAGGCA encodes the following:
- a CDS encoding ImmA/IrrE family metallo-endopeptidase, which gives rise to MVYFRKSEAFPSSFGDLTAWLRRGEIEAADIPCATYDANKFREVLEQIRALTVEPPEVFQPKVVHLCASSGVAVVFVPQLPKTRTCGATRWLNPNKALIQLSLRYKTDDHLWFSFYHEAGHILLHGKRDVFIEEQGVRDPLEQEKEQEANEFATTMLIKPADLKRFLASGQRLSKARIEQFATVIGIAPGIVVGRLQHDGVLPNSHCNDLKQRFEWVD